A region of Rhodamnia argentea isolate NSW1041297 chromosome 9, ASM2092103v1, whole genome shotgun sequence DNA encodes the following proteins:
- the LOC115732167 gene encoding E3 ubiquitin-protein ligase At1g12760-like isoform X1, producing MREPSMLVRESAAEQLEERQSDWAYSKPVVVLDVLWNFAFVAAAAGVLIVSRGENPTMPLRVWIVGYGLQCILHVVCVVDEYRRRQRRWRLRQQSPRSDSSLEEESSAGSREDSPREYVSLAQFSEEGRRALLTLVILSCNFSSVAKHLESANTMFSFVWWIIGFYWVSAGGQTLAHDAPQLYWLCIIFLGFDVFFVVFCVALACVIGIAVCCCLPCIIALLYAVTDQEGASKEDIEQLPKFKFRKIGDGEKHISEVEGPLGGIMTECGTKGSPIEHYLSQDDAECCICLSAYEDGVDLRELPCRHHFHCTCVDKWLYINATCPLCKYNILKSTNNGSEEV from the exons ATGCGCGAGCCGTCGATGCTTGTCCGGGAGTCCGCGGCGGAGCAGCTCGAGGAGCGGCAGAGCGACTGGGCCTACTCGAAGCCCGTGGTGGTGCTCGACGTGCTCTGGAACTTCGCCTTCGTTGCCGCCGCCGCGGGGGTTCTGATCGTGAGCCGGGGGGAGAATCCCACGATGCCGCTGAGGGTGTGGATCGTCGGTTACGGGTTGCAGTGTATCTTGCACGTGGTTTGCGTGGTGGATGAGTACAGGAGGAGGCAGCGGCGGTGGCGGTTGCGCCAACAGTCGCCGCGATCCGATAGCTCCCTCGAGGAGGAGAGTTCGGCGGGATCTCGAGAGGATTCACCACGGGAGTATGTGTCGTTGGCTCAGTTCAGCGAGGAGGGAAGAAG GGCTTTGTTGACACTCGTCATCCTTTCATGTAATTTCAGTAGTGTAGCGAAGCATCTGGAATCAGCGAACACTATGTTTTCCTTCGTTTGGTGGATCATTGGTTTCTACTGGGTTTCAGCGGGTGGCCAAACTTTAGCACATGATGCTCCTCAGCTATATTG GCTTTGCATCATCTTTTTAGGGTTTGATGTGTTCTTTGTAGTCTTCTGTGTTGCCCTGGCATGTGTCATTGGCATAGCTGTGTGTTGCTGTCTCCCTTGTATTATTGCACTTCTTTATGCTGTGACAGACCAG GAAGGAGCATCTAAAGAAGATATTGAGCAACTGCCCAAGTTCAAATTCCGGAAAATTGGTGACGGGGAGAAACATATCTCTGAGGTCGAGGGACCTCTAGGAGGCATAATGACCGAATGTGGCACCAAAGGCTCGCCCATTGAACATTACCTATCGCAAGATGATGCA GAGTGTTGCATTTGCCTTTCGGCTTACGAGGACGGGGTCGATCTGAGGGAACTTCCGTGCCGTCATCATTTTCATTGTACCTGTGTAGATAAATGGCTATACATAAATGCTACCTGCCCACTCTGCAAGTATAACATCTTGAAGAGTACCAACAATGGATCGGAGGAAGTGTAG
- the LOC115732167 gene encoding E3 ubiquitin-protein ligase At1g12760-like isoform X2 yields the protein MREPSMLVRESAAEQLEERQSDWAYSKPVVVLDVLWNFAFVAAAAGVLIVSRGENPTMPLRVWIVGYGLQCILHVVCVVDEYRRRQRRWRLRQQSPRSDSSLEEESSAGSREDSPREYVSLAQFSEEGRSSVAKHLESANTMFSFVWWIIGFYWVSAGGQTLAHDAPQLYWLCIIFLGFDVFFVVFCVALACVIGIAVCCCLPCIIALLYAVTDQEGASKEDIEQLPKFKFRKIGDGEKHISEVEGPLGGIMTECGTKGSPIEHYLSQDDAECCICLSAYEDGVDLRELPCRHHFHCTCVDKWLYINATCPLCKYNILKSTNNGSEEV from the exons ATGCGCGAGCCGTCGATGCTTGTCCGGGAGTCCGCGGCGGAGCAGCTCGAGGAGCGGCAGAGCGACTGGGCCTACTCGAAGCCCGTGGTGGTGCTCGACGTGCTCTGGAACTTCGCCTTCGTTGCCGCCGCCGCGGGGGTTCTGATCGTGAGCCGGGGGGAGAATCCCACGATGCCGCTGAGGGTGTGGATCGTCGGTTACGGGTTGCAGTGTATCTTGCACGTGGTTTGCGTGGTGGATGAGTACAGGAGGAGGCAGCGGCGGTGGCGGTTGCGCCAACAGTCGCCGCGATCCGATAGCTCCCTCGAGGAGGAGAGTTCGGCGGGATCTCGAGAGGATTCACCACGGGAGTATGTGTCGTTGGCTCAGTTCAGCGAGGAGGGAAGAAG TAGTGTAGCGAAGCATCTGGAATCAGCGAACACTATGTTTTCCTTCGTTTGGTGGATCATTGGTTTCTACTGGGTTTCAGCGGGTGGCCAAACTTTAGCACATGATGCTCCTCAGCTATATTG GCTTTGCATCATCTTTTTAGGGTTTGATGTGTTCTTTGTAGTCTTCTGTGTTGCCCTGGCATGTGTCATTGGCATAGCTGTGTGTTGCTGTCTCCCTTGTATTATTGCACTTCTTTATGCTGTGACAGACCAG GAAGGAGCATCTAAAGAAGATATTGAGCAACTGCCCAAGTTCAAATTCCGGAAAATTGGTGACGGGGAGAAACATATCTCTGAGGTCGAGGGACCTCTAGGAGGCATAATGACCGAATGTGGCACCAAAGGCTCGCCCATTGAACATTACCTATCGCAAGATGATGCA GAGTGTTGCATTTGCCTTTCGGCTTACGAGGACGGGGTCGATCTGAGGGAACTTCCGTGCCGTCATCATTTTCATTGTACCTGTGTAGATAAATGGCTATACATAAATGCTACCTGCCCACTCTGCAAGTATAACATCTTGAAGAGTACCAACAATGGATCGGAGGAAGTGTAG
- the LOC115732166 gene encoding BON1-associated protein 2-like, with product MASDKTRCRPISVEITVISAHGLKNPTLNALFSRRLKPFATLTAAPSTSPVQVHATSVDPRGGSSPTWNEKFRLSVDPAFFADVRSSVHLAVRARPLGGGEALLGWCQIPAGDILSPAAPAGPVGFLSYRLRDRDGTRGHGTVNVAVRVAVEEGWAGSVATRASRADAWPTVIGWPVASACG from the coding sequence ATGGCGAGCGACAAGACTCGGTGTCGCCCAATCTCCGTCGAGATCACCGTCATATCGGCTCACGGCCTCAAGAACCCGACCCTGAACGCGCTCTTCTCGCGGCGCCTCAAGCCCTTCGCCACCCTCACCGCCGCGCCCTCCACGTCGCCGGTCCAAGTTCACGCCACCAGCGTCGATCCCCGGGGGGGCTCGAGCCCGACGTGGAACGAGAAGTTCCGCCTCTCCGTGGACCCCGCCTTCTTCGCCGACGTCCGGTCGTCCGTCCATCTCGCCGTCCGCGCGCGGCCGCTCGGAGGCGGCGAGGCCCTGCTGGGGTGGTGCCAGATCCCGGCCGGCGACATCCTCTCTCCGGCGGCGCCGGCGGGGCCCGTCGGGTTCCTGAGCTACCGGTTGAGGGACAGGGACGGGACGAGAGGCCACGGCACGGTGAACGTAGCGGTGAGAGTCGCGGTCGAAGAAGGGTGGGCAGGCTCCGTTGCGACGCGGGCGAGCCGTGCGGACGCGTGGCCGACGGTCATTGGCTGGCCGGTTGCGTCCGCTTGCGGGTGA